The stretch of DNA GCATATCTCTTTCATTTATTTAAGTAACAGGATAGCCCTCCTGCGGAAGATGTGGTGATGACTAAGCTGATTGTCCGGTCCGCTGCTGGTTTGTGTTACTACCCGACACTTAGTGTCAAAGGCGAGGATGGGGTTACTACTTTGTACGAGGCTAAGATTTGGATGAAGCCTGCTGATCAGGGTATTGAGACTATTTATTTCAGGAAACTTTTTGTGCCCGGAGGTGAGTTTCTTGATTTAAACAacggttaatttttaaaaactgaATAACCCTATTGAGAGACCGTTTGATGATTTTAGGTTGCTTTAGATACAAGGGAGTAATTTTTTAAAACTGAATTTAAAAAAGGAGTTATTTTTAATTTACTTTTCCCCATTACTAACTTCCTAAAGGGCGGACGTAAAGGCTATGGTTAAGCGTGTGTgttttgatgcctttgatatTTGTTGCTTGTAGAGATGAAATCAAAAAGTTCGGAGGAGACTGAGAAGACGGTATCTACCAAGAAGATGGGGGAAGAAGGGACTTGATGTTTTCAAGGGGCTAAGCTTACCACTTCCGATGACTAATTCCGAATTCGATTCTAGGTTACTTTCCCGTCTTTCGATTTTTTGAAGACAGATAAACATAATCGTTTCTGGCAAATTTCATACCCGGGCCTTCTGCATTTTGGTGTATGTGATTTACTTGAATGTCAGCGTTATTCTATCTCCCATCCCCAATCATTTCTATTACTTTGAATAAAATATCActcacaaagaatataaaaggtaaacaaataacctGAGACAAAGGGAGAATAtgtttttttatgtttttaaGACTGATTTTCAATATTAATTTGTCAATTTAACCATGAAGGGAGCAAATCAGGAGCCAGAGAAGTTGGAATCCCCCTATAACTAAAGGGTCCTGCTATACgtcgtcgacaatttactaattatcgtcgacaattaatgtaaatttccaagtttgcccttcataacataactccatttccgtctcactaaaatgcaattttcgtctcactaaaacacaagtcaatttccgtctcactaacgtctcactaaaatctttcaaacaaaaaaaaaaaaaaaaaaaagcgggatttgtaattaacaacatgaacgagaACTTAGCGATTATTGATTACCGCACCAAAAAATTAATCTAAGtcagaaaatgattttttttttcaaaaaaaaaaaaaaaaaaaaaaaaaatccggacgaaaaacattttcgtccAGACCAAGGTCCGGACAAAGAAAATTTTCGTccagacaaaaatatttttcgtccagacccaggtccagacgaaaaatattttcgtccggaatttttttttttttaaaaaaaaaaaaaattttaaattttttaaattttttttttttccggacgaaaatatttttcgt from Silene latifolia isolate original U9 population chromosome 10, ASM4854445v1, whole genome shotgun sequence encodes:
- the LOC141606576 gene encoding uncharacterized protein LOC141606576, whose translation is MESREVEMKESRAYWKKRRAEARERAIKIKQQLGFIGPTTAVRNGGYWRDVEKLMPWIIDLHKDKMDSPPAEDVVMTKLIVRSAAGLCYYPTLSVKGEDGVTTLYEAKIWMKPADQGIETIYFRKLFVPGEMKSKSSEETEKTVSTKKMGEEGT